The Gammaproteobacteria bacterium genome contains the following window.
AATGGGGTGAAATAGCCCGCGTAGAATGCGCTAAGGAACGAGCCGCATTATTCACCTCATTTACCACCGCTGATAACTAATGCTTGACCGGAAACCCCGATTTTGTGTTTTTCATCGTTCCCACGCTCCGCGTGGGAATGCGTCCCGCGATGCTCCCGCGTCGCGTGTCTCGAAATATGGCATATCCATTGTGGTGATTCCATTCCATAGGTCATATACCGCGATGACTTCCGGCTTGTTCGTGATCCCCACCAATACGCGACGCAGGAGCGTCGCGGGATGCATTCCCACGCGGAGCGTGGGAACGATGTATGAACGTGTATAAAACCGAGGTTTTCGGCCAGACACTAGGTAGCAACTTGAATTAACTAATGCTTGACCGAAAACCCTGATTTTGTATTTTGTAACCCGGGGAATTGCTAGAGTTGCTACTTAACCCAAGTTGCCACCTACTTGCCCCCTCCCCAGCCCTCCCCGTAAACGGGGAGGGAGTAGGCCGCAGACCTCCCCCCGTTTACGGGGGGATTGAGGGGGGGCGATTGGATGCGATCCCGAATTTTGAATAGGTGGCAACTTGGGTTACTTATCATTCGTTAGGTCGTCATCCCGGCAGGGATTGTCGGAATCTAAGACACAGGGACGTGAGTCTCTGATCAAGCCATCCATGGTATCTGGATTCCGATACTCTCTGTCGGAATGATGGTTGGATTGAGTCATGGGTAACAACTTGGGTTACAAAAGGAAATCTGATGAAACGATGAGCAAGGCCGACTTCTGTAGCGAATGGTGAGCCATAAGGTAGAATAAAATGCGCATCCGCAGAAATGACAGTCCTAACGTCTTGAAATCATCCTTCCTGAAAATAACCATTCTGTTTGCGCTCGTGAGCGCGATTATCCTGGTTAGCGCCTACGGATCGTACTTGTTCTTTGCCAACGAAATGCTCAATCATGAACGGGAAGATTTGCAAAGCCTCGGCAAGATGAAGGCAGAACGCATTAATGATCTGCTAAATAACTGCCATAGTGATACAAATATTTTCATTGCACGATCCTCAGTATGGAAAACCTTGATGGCAATCGACGCGGTAGAGGAGGCGCGCCGTCTCACCAAGGCAATTACTAACATGCTACAAAGCGGTAAGAATTATCGTCGCATTCTCGTGGTTGACATGGCATTTCAGCTCGTCGCACCAACCATCTCACATCGATTTGAACCTATTGAGTTGTCTGCCCTACGGGAGGCTGTCAAAACCCGTGATTTTGTGCTGGTCGATCTACACCGCATCGAAGATGGCGTGATCGTCTATGGCGCTGCCCACCCAGTCTTCGCAAACGACGATAGTAACGGCGCAGTAGTGGGCGCTGTCTACTTTGAACGTGCCGCTCAACAAGATCTATTCCCGCTTTTGGAATTAGAATCTACGTCTAGTTACTCATTAGAGACCTTGATAGCGCGCCAAGAAGGTAACGACATATTGTTTCTAAGCCCACTACGTTTCAAGCCAGATGCGTCACCATTATCGTTTCGCATGTCAATCAACAACTATCAAACTCTGGCCGGAAATGCACTGGTCCGTGGCCAATTCGGTCTAGTTACCGGCCACGATTATCACGGTAACGATGTTATCGGGACCACCCGTGCGGTTCCAGGCACTCCATGGGTAATGATCACGAAGAGGCGGATTCAACCTTGAAGTGCAACGGGTGGGTTAATCGATTGTAACTCATT
Protein-coding sequences here:
- a CDS encoding hypothetical protein (Evidence 5 : Unknown function); its protein translation is MHPATLLRRVLVGITNKPEVIAVYDLWNGITTMDMPYFETRDAGASRDAFPRGAWER
- a CDS encoding hypothetical protein (Evidence 5 : Unknown function); translation: MRIRRNDSPNVLKSSFLKITILFALVSAIILVSAYGSYLFFANEMLNHEREDLQSLGKMKAERINDLLNNCHSDTNIFIARSSVWKTLMAIDAVEEARRLTKAITNMLQSGKNYRRILVVDMAFQLVAPTISHRFEPIELSALREAVKTRDFVLVDLHRIEDGVIVYGAAHPVFANDDSNGAVVGAVYFERAAQQDLFPLLELESTSSYSLETLIARQEGNDILFLSPLRFKPDASPLSFRMSINNYQTLAGNALVRGQFGLVTGHDYHGNDVIGTTRAVPGTPWVMITKRRIQP